The nucleotide sequence CCAACAATGCAAAATTCAACTTCTATAATCATTTGTGCTTTCTGCCTGCATCTCCACTTTTCTCTTTCCCCACCGACCCCTATAAAAAAACCAACCCTTCCATCTTTTCTTCAAAATCCACCAAAAAATGGCAACAATTCGCTGCAACGGTAATTGGGTTCAATTCGATTCTCATGACAATCAATGTTTTGAAGACAACGAAGAAGAAACATTATCTCTTTGCGATCTTCCCACCAACGACATTCAAATCCAAACAACCTCAAACATAGAAGACACCGAACCAGAAGACTTCCAGTTCGGTTCCTCTCACGGCGATACCACTTGTCTCTCACCGGAAAACATGTGCAACGCCGATGATGTGTTTTTCCAAGGTCAGATTCTACCGTTACGCCACTCGGTCTGCTCCGAAACAGCCGGGTTGACCCGGTCAGCATCTATGAGTGTTGTCGGCAGTAGAAGTATAACCACCGGAAAAGACCCGAGAACAATTCGGTCAAACGAGTACGGGTACAAACCCAAGATCCGAAACCAGTTCCATTCACACCCGAGCCCATCACCACAGATCCGAACCCAAAGTTTCCGTACACTTTCACATTCAAACCCGAAAACATCATCCTCGTTATGGAGTTTTTTACAAGTGGGTTTAGTAAAGCCACAAGAAATCGGGTTATCAGATTTAAAAAACCGGAGCAAGAGATTCGGgagccacaacagcaacagcagcagcaataGCGGTAGTATGAATAGTATGAATGGTACAAATGATCAAACACAAAGTCAAAACAAACaccaaaataaaataaagcatCCGCCGAAAAACAACaagaagaaacagaggttgtttTTCGGCGGATGTAAATGTACTGCAGTTACAACCGTTGGTACGATGAAAGATACTGTTGGAAAGAAGAAGACAACAACTGAAGATAGAAATAGTACGATGATCGGTGAAGGGAGACAGACGGCGTCACGTCACCGAACGTTTGAGTGGTTAAAGCAGCTTTCGATAGCTGCACCAAGTGAAGCTTAATTGATTGAGATGATTATTGTtgagcatgcttgtaatcattcaTCAATCTCTCTTTTcgacaactttttttttttttttttttggagaagATTAATTCTACTTTTTCAGGGGATGTTTTCTTTTTTTGGTTTATGTGTGTAGTTTAAGTTTAGGAGTGTGAGTCACTCATGTCGTTTAGGAATCATTGTAACTAAAGGTTTGTTAATTTATTGTTCAAAACATGATTTAGATTATGAGCATTATTTTGGTCTTTTTTTAATTACTGTATATGTTAATCAAATAATTTAATAGTTTTATGTTTATATAATAtatggaataatggattttaatcaTTCAAACTATTAGCCGTTGGCTAACAACGgtctcaacttcaaaaataatcAGTGGTGTTCTCACATTTTCATATATTGTAAAGTAACGGACCTTTACTAACATAACATTAATTTCTTTTTGTCCCCTTATCGTTTTCGGTTTAGTAAAGGTGCATTGGTTTACAATATATATGTTAAAAGGTGGGACCATcactggttatttttgaagttggtaCCGTTACCGGCCAATTGCTAATAGTtatgattattaaaatccattattcatATAATTTCTATAATTTTATTGATATTCTTGTTTAATCTTAACTTAATCTGCTACATAAAACCACCACAAGTGGCCTAGTGGTGGAGTGACTTGGGTTCTCCAatggagacccaagttcaattcccattagtgccactttggtggccaccgacacccgctTTAAAGTCGGACCGAGGACACTCGAGGTCTCGGGTTCGAAACATGTTTCTTACCCCTCTTTGATGGCTATGGGTATTTGCCGCCAGGGATCCTTATCGGGTGGTAAACTGGGAAGGAAGATCCCTTCCGCGGTCAGGGATACCGTACAACTACCTTTTTTTTTAATCTGCTACATAagtttttattttgaaattaATGGACAAGTACCAAAATGGTTTgaatatttataaataaaatgaCATCTATTAGCTTTTGCCTTTATGATTAAGCATGCATATAattaaaattatattacactttGTGTAGCCTCGTTTTGGTTAGTTTTAGCGTGCAAGTCTTACTTTTCAACCAATAAAgatatttctattttttttttaaggcaaatttcattcaaaacaaacacCCCAACAGATATTTCTATTTAAGGTGGACCTAACTTATCctacatatatataaataatattgtAAAGATATTACATGATTAATCTATGGTATATTTCATCAAATTGGAACGACTTTGAtgtttagaaaagaaaaaaaaacaagaatGTTCATTGGGGATAACTTCCATGACGAAGTTGATAATATTCCATGGATATATGACATACTGCTATTAATCATGTTATTGGTTCATATTACCAACTAGTCTTTAACCCTCGCGTTGCAGGGTCGTAAAACCGTGCTAAGATGTAACTTGTAAGCAAAGCAAACAACAATCAAAACCAGAAAAAATCTTAAAGTAAAATGCGAATTCATACCGTCACGCGACGCAAAACGCATGCAAAGACAAACGCGAACTTATACCGCAACCCGGTGTTAAACTTAGCtaaactcaaatttataccgatGAGTCATGGGTATTGTTTTAAAAGTGTCAAATACTGGCCACTTATATAATGAGCTAatataatctttaaaaaatataaaagtttatAATTTATAACTCAACACCCACCGTCCACTCCTCTTTCTCCCTTTAAAAGTAAAAACATACAACATTCGTGAAATCACGCAACTCCACCAAATGGAAAGTAAGAAAATGGTAACTTTGTAATTAAGTTAAAAAGTGAGGATGGTAAAGATAAAAGTGTCAAATACTGGCCACTTATATAATGAGCTAATATAATCTTTAAAAATGTAAAAGTTTATAATTTATAACTCAACACCCACCGTCCACTCCTCTTTCTCCCTTTAAAAGTAAAAACATACAACATTCGTGAAATCACGCAACTCCATCAAATGGAAAGTAAGAAAATAGTAACTTTGTAATCTATAGTAAATATACTGTATCAGCTACTTAAATTGTTATATAGATAATTACCTTATCATAAGTGTTTGGAACCACAACTCTTTTAAGTTGTTGAAGAGTATGCTTATTTATAATACAAtattttgttttagtaaaaaaGAGCTATATGATGTTTTATTCCCCCTTAAAAATTGACAAAACGTTGAAACTTGATTATGGCAAGAGTTTTAGTTGACGAGATTTGCTAGAGTTGCATTACTCTGAGAACATGATCCATAATCAAAGGATATGGAGATATAGGATTAAGGTTAAGAACTTTTCGTGAAGATACACTTGTGCCTTAGCTTTGGTTTAGAGACTTAGAtgtttttacactttaaagggacTTTATACGTGATTATGACTATGCATGTCTATAAATTGTTGATAATATCATACTTGTTCCTATGTTTATACTCTTTATCTTCTCTTTTTGTTTCTTGTGtcaatttatttttgttttgttcttTGCGACTTGTTTAGAGAGAGCGCGCGCGCGCGCAGGGGGGGGGGGGCTTGTCTTTTTGAAATCATTCTTTCTATCCCAAGGGATCAGTGGAGGTAGGGTTTGTCTACATTTCATCCTTTTTAAACTCTAGAAATAGTTT is from Helianthus annuus cultivar XRQ/B chromosome 9, HanXRQr2.0-SUNRISE, whole genome shotgun sequence and encodes:
- the LOC110893010 gene encoding uncharacterized protein LOC110893010 — translated: MATIRCNGNWVQFDSHDNQCFEDNEEETLSLCDLPTNDIQIQTTSNIEDTEPEDFQFGSSHGDTTCLSPENMCNADDVFFQGQILPLRHSVCSETAGLTRSASMSVVGSRSITTGKDPRTIRSNEYGYKPKIRNQFHSHPSPSPQIRTQSFRTLSHSNPKTSSSLWSFLQVGLVKPQEIGLSDLKNRSKRFGSHNSNSSSNSGSMNSMNGTNDQTQSQNKHQNKIKHPPKNNKKKQRLFFGGCKCTAVTTVGTMKDTVGKKKTTTEDRNSTMIGEGRQTASRHRTFEWLKQLSIAAPSEA